Proteins encoded in a region of the Streptomyces sp. PCS3-D2 genome:
- a CDS encoding ABC transporter permease produces the protein MLVHSKTGRWAAWGLFGLLFLPLFALPLAVVVAASFATHWSGAFPSGPTAAHYAAAVRGESLQALTTSLVTAVAASLLALTVGTWSALAAAALGKRGKRLLDALFMLPVAVPSVVVGLAVLVAFSRPPVLLNGTAPIVVLAHTVLVTAFAHQSVSAAIVRLDPAYEQAAASLGARPGYVLWRVRLPLLLPSLTAAAGLCFALSMGELSATMMLYPPDWVPLPVRIFTATDRGSLFGGSAVAVVLMATTVLVLLSVSRIRTRASYR, from the coding sequence GTGCTGGTGCATAGCAAGACCGGCCGCTGGGCCGCCTGGGGCCTTTTCGGGCTTCTGTTCCTGCCGCTCTTCGCGCTGCCCCTGGCCGTCGTGGTCGCGGCGTCCTTCGCCACCCACTGGTCCGGAGCCTTCCCCTCCGGCCCGACCGCCGCCCACTACGCCGCCGCCGTGCGCGGCGAGTCCCTCCAGGCCCTCACCACCAGCCTGGTCACCGCCGTCGCGGCCAGCCTCCTCGCGCTCACCGTCGGCACCTGGTCCGCGCTGGCCGCCGCCGCGCTGGGAAAGCGGGGCAAGCGGCTCCTGGACGCGCTGTTCATGCTGCCCGTGGCGGTGCCGTCCGTGGTCGTCGGCCTCGCCGTCCTCGTCGCCTTCAGCCGCCCGCCCGTCCTGCTCAACGGCACCGCCCCGATCGTCGTCCTGGCCCACACCGTCCTCGTCACGGCGTTCGCCCACCAGTCGGTGTCCGCCGCCATCGTCCGGCTCGACCCCGCCTACGAGCAGGCGGCGGCCTCCCTCGGCGCCCGTCCCGGGTACGTGCTGTGGCGGGTCCGGCTGCCCCTCCTGCTGCCGTCCCTCACGGCCGCGGCCGGACTCTGCTTCGCCCTGTCCATGGGTGAGCTCAGCGCCACGATGATGCTCTACCCGCCGGACTGGGTGCCCCTCCCGGTCCGTATCTTCACCGCCACCGACCGCGGTTCGCTCTTCGGCGGATCCGCCGTCGCCGTCGTCCTGATGGCCACCACCGTGCTGGTCCTGCTGTCCGTCTCCCGCATCCGCACCAGGGCCTCGTACCGCTGA
- a CDS encoding 2-aminoethylphosphonate ABC transporter permease subunit, whose protein sequence is MPPVLPAPGPALAAPGAPPRGIPRSVWAVPPVAVLALLFLYPLALVVQQSLTPDDGGGAFDAYARVFGSQAFRDALGTTVWLAVGATLGCLLLGFTLALIIAFVPFPGARAVARFIDVFLSFPSFLITLALLFLYGTVGMANGLVTGFTGAAEGPFRFLTTPWGVLLAEITYFTPFVIRPLLAAFSQLDTAQLEAAASLGARPARIVRRVILPEALPALAAGGSLVLVMCLNEFGIVLFTGAKGVTTLPMLIYGKAILESDYPAACVVAVVNIVISVGLFGLYRMVGKRAGA, encoded by the coding sequence GTGCCCCCGGTCCTCCCCGCTCCCGGTCCCGCCCTCGCGGCCCCCGGGGCGCCCCCGCGGGGGATCCCGCGCAGTGTGTGGGCGGTGCCGCCGGTGGCCGTGCTCGCGCTGCTGTTCCTGTATCCCCTCGCGCTGGTCGTCCAGCAGTCCCTCACTCCCGACGACGGCGGCGGCGCCTTCGACGCCTATGCCCGCGTCTTCGGGTCGCAGGCCTTCCGCGACGCCCTCGGGACCACCGTCTGGCTCGCGGTCGGAGCCACCCTCGGCTGCCTGCTCCTCGGGTTCACGCTCGCGCTGATCATCGCGTTCGTGCCCTTTCCCGGAGCCCGCGCCGTCGCCAGGTTCATCGATGTCTTCCTCTCCTTCCCCTCCTTCCTCATCACTCTCGCCCTCCTCTTCCTCTACGGCACCGTCGGCATGGCCAACGGCCTCGTCACCGGGTTCACCGGCGCCGCCGAGGGGCCGTTCCGCTTCCTCACCACCCCCTGGGGCGTCCTGCTCGCGGAGATCACCTACTTCACGCCCTTCGTGATCCGCCCGCTCCTCGCCGCGTTCTCCCAGCTCGACACGGCCCAGCTGGAGGCTGCCGCGAGTCTGGGCGCGCGCCCCGCCCGGATCGTGCGGCGGGTGATCCTGCCCGAGGCCCTCCCGGCTCTCGCGGCCGGCGGCAGCCTCGTCCTCGTCATGTGCCTCAACGAGTTCGGGATCGTCCTGTTCACCGGGGCCAAGGGGGTCACGACCCTGCCGATGCTCATTTACGGCAAGGCCATCCTCGAATCCGACTACCCGGCCGCCTGCGTGGTCGCCGTCGTCAACATCGTGATCTCCGTAGGCCTGTTCGGCCTCTACCGGATGGTGGGCAAGCGTGCTGGTGCATAG